A region of the Mangifera indica cultivar Alphonso chromosome 10, CATAS_Mindica_2.1, whole genome shotgun sequence genome:
TATATTAGTCTATGTATTCGTACGATTATATTTATTGTCCTATAGATGACCAACCAATTACAAAGTGAAATTAGGCCACCTTTATTGAATCAGAAAatactttataaatattttttaaaatcatatattactGTATTGAAGAAGATAGTAACCATtaactaagaaaataaaatgaatttccCCAATTACGGTTGTATCTAATTGGTCACCAGAAAttggaaattacaaaaattacaaataaagacCTCGTAATTGGACAATTGCTATAAAATATGGGCCGGGCCTAAAAAATGCCACAAGCCCGTAGTTTTGTAGCCCAAGTCTGTAATCCGGGCTTGCCATTAAAACTCAGTCCGAAGTTTACCAGGCCCAGGCCATCCTTGTAACGACCCCCAAGTAAACCTAATAATAATCTCTGCTCTCTCAGTCTTCGGCTTCTCCCTCCAAGCTTGAAGCTTTTGAGCAATTTCAACAATGGCGTCGATTTTATCAAAGAAGCTAAAAAAGCACTCGCTGAAAGAGCTAAAAACCCTGGGGCAACAACTGCTATCATCAAGAACACACATAAATAACTTGCCTTTGCTCCTCACATTCATCTCTCCGACGTCGCCGCCGCAGCACCTTCTTGAATCGCTCCTCTCTCTTCAGTCTTTCTTCACTCCTGTTTTGCCGCAGCTTCCTGCCAGTTCTtcgaagagaagaaaaaacgAAGACTCCGCGAAGGATGACCCTGAGTTTATTTACAAAACGTGGCTCCGTTCCAAGTTCGATGAGCTCGTTAAGTCGCTTGTTCAAGTTTTACTTGCGCCGCAAACAGAGGATGCTTTGAGAgtgagttattttttaaatatttctttctcttttattttttcgttcaaattgaatattaattttatttttagaaaattttatatgaatttgatgtttttgtgttgttttgATTGGTTTGATCAGGAGGTTGTGCTGGACACTCTAATGGAGTTTGTGAAATTGGGGAATAATGGAAGATTTCATTCCGCGATATACCATAAGTTGCTTCATTCTATTGTAAGTTTGTTGGGTTGCTTTTGTATTTATTTCCAAAATATTAGGGAGTATACTACTTTGAACGAAAAGCTGAGGGGGTAACAATAATGTTTATTGTTGGCTGTTTCTGATTATGTTCATTGGCAGGTCCACTCAACGGAGTCTATTGATTTTGTGACAGATTTGCTTGCGTCAAAGTATTTCAAGTACACTGACATTCGGTATGATTGTAATTGTATTTTTGTGTGATTATAACTGTATTCAGTGTATGTTTTGAAGTATTATGACTCCGTTGCTCCTGGTAGAGAGTCAATGTTCTTATGATGTATTCAAAGGCCAAGTTGTATGTATTTTTAGTTTCTTTGGTACAGGTATTTTACCTATATCAGTCTAGAAAAGCTTGCTAGCACTTTGGAGGCAAAAGATATTTCCGGTATGCCTCTGCCGTGCCTCTTGTTatgtattttctttattattgtaTCTGCATTCAGTTGATTTGATTCTCCTTGATAGATGACAAAACTGTGAGTACAGATGGCAATGCTGAGAGTAATCCAAGAGGAAGGTTAggtttttatgataatttttttccccAATTTTAGCTGCAAATAgcaataacataaaaaatatatcaattcacTTGGCTTTGCaagctttttcttttcctaGTTCAACTGTTCTCATAAGATGGATTCTACTGAATGAACTTAATTGCTGTACATTTCTGGCAGCATAGAGCTTTCTATTCACAAGATACATTATATTATAGCAAGTATTCCATCACCAGAGAGCAATACAGAAACAATTCAACATCAAATGTGGAGTGGATCGGGTAACTGCCTGCCATCTTTTAACATTGTGGATGTTAtgcttttgtcttttttaaagttaaattttgttttccCATCTTTTCCACAGTTTATTTTATTCATGGTTAATGTACAATTAGTTAAATTGTGCTTGTTTCTTTATCATTAGGATTTTCATCCAAGGAAGGCAATCTTAAAGCAGGTTTGGAGCTGTCAGAAGCTGAAAATAAAAAGCTCAAGACTGAGAAACAAGACAATGATGTAAGTTATCATTAGTTAGTTATTCACAAAAGGATTTCATGCTATCAGATTCattatgtttctaattcatttattttattcaactagattatttatcatttattttccagtctttttttaatttgggtatttttgtgCATGTTCAGGTTTTGTCTGCTGCCACCCTtgccaaaaagatgaaactgaaattcaccAAGGCTTGGATTTCATTTCTTAGGTTACCACTTCCAGTTGAAATATACAAAGAGGTACACCTTACAGATCTCTTGCTCTGATTGCATACATATTATGTGCAAAGCAAGGGGGGAAAGGGAGCGGTTGTGGCATTTGTTAGCACTTGAGTTGAAGCTAAGATCAAGTCAGAAGTTGGATAGTTTATCCTTTGTTGCTCAAATTTGTTGTATATGCTCACTCATTTACATAATTGTCAACTTTTACTCTGTTTcagaatatatcatttatacTATTATTACCATATATTTGACTTGAAGACTGTTTCGCTCAAACTGGCTCTATCATGGAATATTTCCATATTCATCCATAAATTGAATTTCTGATTTGGGTTCCTCTTGTAAATGTTTGAAATTCATATCTGGATGGTTTCTCTTTGGCATATTATTTACTGTTTCTTAAGACAAGATATGTTTCTATGTCAAGTTTGATTATTACTTTTTTCCTCACGCCTCTGCTTTTGAATGCATAGGTTCTTGTTACCCTCCACCAGGCAGTTATCCCTCATCTGTCTAATCCCCTCATGTTATGGTAAATTCACTTACCagatttccttttttttttttgttagttagatatgacatttttttaacttttgtcTCACCTAATATCAACACTGTGCAGCGACTTCTTAACTAGATCATATGACATTGGTGGTGTTGTGAGCGTCATGGCTCTTAGCAGTCTCTTCATTCTCATGACACAACATGGTTTAGAGTACCCCAACTTCTATGAAAAGCTTTATGCCCTGTTGGTACCTTCTATCTTTATGGCAAAACATAGGGCCAAGTTTTTTCAGGTGATGCAAATTGCTAAGTAGTCTAGTACAGATATCATGTGAAGTTGACACCAAACATCAATTAATAATCATTTtgtatttgagaaattttatttgatttttaaaggaaaatttggTTGAGGTGAAATTTATTTTCTGCAGCTTCTTGATTCTTGCCTGAAATCACCACTTCTTCCAGCATATATGGCTGCTGCTTTTGCAAAGAAATTAAGTAGGCTAGCACTTTCTGTCCCGCCTTCAGGAGCATTGGTTATTATAGCATTGATTCACAACCTTTTGCGGAGGCATCCTTCAATCAACTGTTTGGTGCATCGGGTAGCAAACAACTTCATTTATTACCattgtctttatttttctgattaaTCTTTATTATCCTTGTCAAAGTTTCCATAAAAGCGAGCAACGTTATAGTTTCGGCTTTActttaagaattttttgttcTAGTTACTTTATTGCATTGCAGTGGCGTATCAGTGCATGATGCATGTTATTAATGAACCGTTGTTTTCTGAGCAGGAAGATGGCAATGAAACTGAAAGAGATGATTCTAAAGCTGAGAAGGAGAGTTCTGATGGTGCAGAAGACTCTAAAACCGTGACAAAGATGTCTAGCAGAAAACCTGGCATCGATCATTTCAACAATGAGGAGAGTAATCCTGTAAAGTCTGGTGCCATGAGTGAGTATTCTTCTTAATTCCTTTTATGAATTCTTGTATTCTATACTCTGATTTACTAGCACCTACTTGGCTGTTGAGTGTAAGCAGTTGCCATGTCATTTATTTGGTGTTCATCTGCCACTTCTTTCTACTTGCACTTCTTATTTCTATCATCTGCATAACCATATCTTTATTTTGGAACTcagcaaaattttaattagtacTAGCAGATCTAATCAGAGAAGAGGGCAACTTTGAATGTTTCATCATTGAACAAATAATTGTCTggatttataaatttgttagtgATACCTTTACTATATTAGCCTGATGCACCAGGAAGATCTTGGTCCCATTGTAAGAACAGAAAGGTTCGATAAGTTATGGAAACATCTTATTAACTGAAGAAGATGGAATAGTAGATGGAATGTGCATCATATAACCTTCTTTAGGCATGGATCACAATGACGATCATTACTTTTTGTCATTAGTTATAAATTCCTAAATGTCAAAAAATGGATTCTTATCTGTGATGACATCTGCATGCACAGAGTTATATCAGTTAGTTTCTTTGCTAATCTTTAAGCATATACAAATGAAAATTCTCCAAACAGGAAGTTCACTATGGGAAATTGACACTCTTCGGCACCACTACTGCCCACCTGTATCAAGGTATACCTGTGATACACACATGCCACATGCAATGTCCTGAAATATTTAAAGCTTAATATTTAATTCCATCTTCTGTTAGGTTTGTTTTATCACTGGAGAATGATTTGACGGTTAGAGCCAAAACCACTGAAATCAATGTTGCAGATTTTAGTTCTGGTTCATATGCAACAATATTTGGAGAtgaggtaaaatcatcatttctttGTCAAAGAAATTTCTTCATATGGTgaacataaatgaaaaatccTCTGTGCTTCCATAGATTGTCACTTTTGATTCGTCTTATCACGTAAATGATAAACTTTGTTAGTCAAGCTTTTGTCAATACACCTTATagtatttttttgatatatttcgCAGCTCGATGGACAGTTAATGCTATACTTGAAAAACATAGTTAATTTCCTTTACCACCTGAATTCTTAGACAAGTATCTTTGTAGCTGTGTAGTTTAGaacacaactttttttttttcctggtaTAATGTGTGACTCCAAATTTCATGTTCTCCAAATAGCAGATTAGGCGAAGGGTTAAACAGGTCCCATTGGCATTCTACAAGATGACGCCCACCTCTTTGTTTTCGGATGCAGATTTTGCCGGGTGGACATTTAAATGTGACAACATGAAGGAAAATTGTACTCGGAATGAGGAGATGAATGTCACAAACATTTCTGAAGAAAATGATGACGCTAGTTCAAAACGGCAGCGAACAGAATGAAGCATGAACTGCATTTTTTACCTGACAAGGAAAATAGAAGATCAATTTTGTAGCCTATGAAAAGTTTTCAGTTCTTTTATTTCCAGAGATGTAGttgtaattttatttccatTCCCGTTACCCATAGAACATCTGTAAATGCGATATCAAAAGGGTTTGAAGAAATTGTATCTATAATTTATAGAAATTGATTAAGAGGGGAGCCAACTGTGCTGCATATCAATCTTTTGCCCTTGAAAACTTTGCATATGCTTTTTCTcgtaatttatttcatttttctatttgttCGGGAGCTTTTGGTTActgcctttatttttttttttttaatcccagCAACacaatatgtatttaaatatttaaataaatatttacataataaGATTATGAGATTAAgggttattttatatttatttaaaaccattaaattatataataatatattattttaatgtttaattaagtatttaagaTCAAAGgatttagtattttttaaataaataatgtatgaaaaatatatttttttcattttaaccatttttaatttttaattttttataagtccCATGCCATGACTCAAGAGGCCCGTCACGGCCCGTTTCATTTCTGTCCCAGTTCTGTATTACTGTGTAAaagtgaaattataattattttcatccatttatttataataagatgTGTACTACAACTGTATATCGTCTTAGATTGAGTTTTGAGTTTGTGAGGAGAGATTGCGTTTGCACGTGAAAGTAAGAGCTGTTTTCACTTCCATCGCCACCTCGTTGACTTGCACCAAACTCTTAATCATTTCATAGGGTTCTTTCCGTTTCATCCACATTTTCTCTTCCAACTGTCAAACCGGGGTGTCGTTTTTATGCAAAGTTCCACAGTTTAAGTTATGTAagttttcatcatcttcaactCGGGTTcttgttattttcttcttttttgtatATTTCCATCTGCTTTATGTTTGTATGTCAAGGAACACCATCTGGGTTTTTCTTAATTCTCAAAATTATGGAGCCATTGCTGTGAAATTGGGAaatctgctttttttttttttttccttttttgatcTCTTAATTTTGAGATCTTCTTCAGTTTGCCCCGAATTGGGTGTTTTTACTTGATTTGTATGTGCAACTTTTTCTTTCGATACTACCTTTCCTATGCTCGATAAACTCAGTAGATTGGCTTGCTTGTGTggacaaaataacataatttgtgCAATATTAGCATTTCAAGGGAAGACACTATGATGATAAACACAATGTAACATATTTTACTATATAGCTTGAGTTGGTAATTGCTCTTAAGATGAATGTATAGAGCTAGTTAATGTTGGACCTATTTATGCATTTTGATGTACTTGAAAAATGTGATTTGAGTGTAAGCTGCGCTAAGATGGGGGCTCTTTGGCTTCAGAGTTAGCATTTGGAAATTAGTAGCTTCCTATCTAAGATTTGTTTCATTATCAAGCTTTGTTTTTCCCATTTTGTAAACCAAACTTCAATTGTATGATATGGATGTGTTATGCCTAGGATGTGTGGTTTTAGCTGTTAaagagattttctattattttttttgcaaTGTAGAGTCTCGTTATACTTGAATAAGCAATGACATTGCAAGTGGTTCACCAGAAAAGTAATATCttccttcagaaatctaaaacaTTAATGTGATTGCAGGATTAGTGGGTGGTAAAACCTCGTGTTGAAACCTGGTTGTTGGTGATGTAAGTGGCTGATGCTGTACTCTTTTACTGATCTTGAGGACAAAGCATAGCTGAACAGCCTTATTTTTGCATTTCTGATGCTAGTATTGCACTTGATGATGTTCTTTGAATTACCTTGTTTCATGCTACTCTAGAGAAACTTGATGTAGGAGATAAGGGATTGTGCACACACTTTTCCTCATTGTGCTATGAAAGATTTTTAGAATCTAATTGAGACAGACCTTCTTTCCCACTATTGTTTTGAAAGAGATTTTATGATGCAAACTCAAGACAGTATTCAACTATCTTCCCAATATAATCCACACTCTCAACCACACAGCGATGAAATCAACACAGCAGACTTGGAATCCAGAAAGTGCAGTAATAAAAAAGAACAGCATACAAACATGTGGAAATGAGAAACCAACcaacaacaaattataaagaaaatggaCAGCCGAAGAAGTGAAGTTAATGAAGGATATTTGTATTCATAGGATTCAATATTTGCAACTACAAACCAGGCAATTCCTTTTAATGTCACTGAAAAGAACAATGATCATCCCAAAGAACCCACTAGCTTTCGAGAAGCCAATTTTCACCCAAGATTGAACCACTACATTTATCAAGATTCTTCTTGATTCACAATTCTCTCACATTCTCTTTTATTCTCTCAACCTAAcagttttcctcaaatcaccAACCACATTAAGTCATGTGGCCTTACTCAAGACTATTGAAATCTTTCTGGACCATGTCTTCTCTTGCCCCATTCCCTTAGCTTGCGTGTATACAACTGTGTGTTTAGTGCTCTATCATAAGTTAGGATCCTAAGTGCAGGGTATGagactcaaaccttacattgtaAAGTATAGGCTTCTGGTGTAGGGTTTATATGGATTTAGGTTTTCCAATCTCAACCACTCCCTTTTGAGGTTTGGTTCACCTaagattcatattcataataataaaacactAATCACCCAAGTGTACACACACAGGCTAAGAGAGGGGAATGTCAAGAATCAACTAGTGAGTGAGACAAGAAAAACAGTGGTCCAGGGAGATTTCAATGGCCTTTAAGTAAGGTCACGTGGTTGAATGTGATTGGTGATCTGAGCAAAACCCTTAGGatgagagaagaaaagagaatgtGAAAGAATTGTGAACAAAGAAGTATCTTGATAATTGTGGTGGTTCAATTTTTGGGAGAGAGCTGGCCTCTTGAAAGCCAATTGGTTCTTTggtttgtttctgtttttcatGGTGATATTGCAAGGGAGATGTAGTTGCAAATACTACTTTCAGTCAATAAACATATCCTCCATTATTTCCATTTCTTCAGCAGCCCCctgaatttgtaattttgctGTTGTTTGATTCTTGTTTGCTTGGGTTCTGTATTTTGTTTTCTAGACTTTCTGCACTATCCTGAGTTTTGAGTCCTCTGTAAATTTGCTGAGTTAATTTCATTTCTATATTGCTTGAGGTGTGGAAAATACAGGGCTCTTGCTGAATATTGGCGTGAGTGTATACTGTAAGATTGTCGGCtattggtttgagtttgaatcaagtGGTTTTCTGAGTGATTTGAACAGGTATGTATCATTTTGCCAATGAATTTTTGCATTTGAGGGTGGAAAGTCTCTAGAAAATACATACGCTGCTAAGAATATATACACTGCTTCATGATTCTCCCTTGGTTTGCAAAGGGCTTATTTGATGGTCATTGTGATCTTGTTTATTGGATATCTGGAATCCTATTTTTATAGGTTGGCCATCCGAAAGaaattaatcattttgattgaataaatCAATGGACAGTAATATGTGTGCAAACTCCTTGTTCAAATTAACTTGTACAATTTGATGTGTACGATTGGAAgacttaaaattaaagatattaataaaaactaGAGTGGATGAATTAGTTTTTATGATGGGTTTGTATATATAGCATTACTCTAAATCAGTTAGCTTATGCTGGGCTTTTGTCTAGAGATACTCTGGTTGGGGCCCTTTCATGTTTCAGCTTCTAATTCCTTCACTTTTCCCATTAACCAGTATCTTGTTAGATATATCACGGTTGTcacattttttttgttgtctATTTTATTCTATAGAAGTGAGTTATCTGCTTGGTCTTTGCTTCATTTTTGTgtcttcaaaattaattttacagGTTTACCTTTTCAGGTTTCATTAATGTCTTGAAGGTTTTCCAAAGCTGTGAAGTTGCTGGTTCTTTCTTTGAACCGCTTGCTAATTGAGTTTGTCAGCTGTTGAAAAGCTGGCTCATGTGAAGACACTGAAATATAAATTCTAGTTATAAGAGTGAAGGTGAAGGATGAGAATGATGAATTTTCCAAAGCGCTATCTGATTGTCATTTTAACATTCCTTAGTACGTGTGTTTGCTATATAGAGCGTGTGGGCTTCTCCATTGCTTATACCATTGCCGCTGATGCTTCTGGAGTTAACCAATCAAGCAAAGGCACCATACTTTCTACATTCTACATTGGGTATGCCTGTTCTCAAGTGCCTGGAGGATGGGTTGCTCAGAGAATAGGGGGAAGAAAGGTTCTCCTTCTCTCATTTGTACTATGGTCATCAACTTGCTTTTTAGTTCCACTGGATCCCAATAGACCCTTAATCTTGGTTGTGGCTCGCTTGCTTGTTGGTGTGTCACAAGGGTTCATCTTTCCCTCCATCCACACTGTCCTGGCTCAGTGGGTTCCCCCTCATGAACGATCTAGATCTGTTTCACTTACAACGTCTGGGATGTATCTAGGTGCAGCTATGGGAATGCTTTTACTTCCAAGCCTGGTGAAATACGAAGGCCCTGAATCTGTATTTCTTGCTGAAGCATCATTGGGTATTTTATGGTCANNNNNNNNNNNNNNNNNNNNNNNNNNNNNNNNNNNNNNNNNNNNNNNNNNNNNNNNNNNNNNNNNNNNNNNNNNNNNNNNNNNNNNNNNNNNNNNNNNNNNNNNNNNNNNNNNNNNNNNNNNNNNNNNNNNNNNNNNNNNNNNNNNNNNNNNNNNNNNNNNNNNNNNNNNNNNNNNNNNNNNNNNNNNNNNNNNNNNNNNNNNNNNNNNNNNNNNNNNNNNNNNNNNNNNNNNNNNNNNNNNNNNNNNNNNNNNNNNNNNNNNNNNNNNNNNNNNNNNNNNNNNNNNNNNNNNNNNNNNNNNNNNNNNNNNNNNNNNNNNNNNNNNNNNNNNNNNNNNNNNNNNNNNNNNNNNNNNNNNNNNNNNNNNNNNNNNNNNNNNNNNNNNNNNNNNNNNNNNNNNNNNNNNNNNNNNNNNNNNNNNNNNNNNNNNNNNNNNNNNNNNNNNNNNNNNNNNNNNNNNNNNNNNNNNNNNNNNNNNNNNNNNNNNNNNNNNNNNNNNttttcaatatataaattggAAACCACCCAAAGCTAGAGGTGACCCAGCTTGCTATTGAAGCTACTAAAAATGGCATGTGAATGTTTAAATCATTGGCAATAATAGTTTTCTGATGGAGGTAGAAAAAGAGGTAGGTAagactagggctggattcgagccgagccaagctcggctcgatcggGCCCGAAACAAGCTGAGCTTGGctcagctcgatcgagctcgagttggctcggtagatttttttttaaaattttttatacaaaacaacgtcgttttggttaatatatattaaaaacgatgtcgttttgataatgaaaaaccaGTCGAACTGAGCCGAACGTGAGCCAAAAACGAGCTGGTtttagtcgagctcgagccgaactcgagctgcccatatatgaaccgagccgagtttgactcggttcgaatccagccctaggtaAGACTAATTTTCTTGGACATCATTGGATCTAAAATCAAGTTAAAGAAACATGGTAGActagaaaccaaaattatgaCATTTGAACAGGTGATAAATATGGCTTTAGAGTTGAGAGTTATCCCC
Encoded here:
- the LOC123227762 gene encoding probable anion transporter 5 — translated: MRMMNFPKRYLIVILTFLSTCVCYIERVGFSIAYTIAADASGVNQSSKGTILSTFYIGYACSQVPGGWVAQRIGGRKVLLLSFVLWSSTCFLVPLDPNRPLILVVARLLVGVSQGFIFPSIHTVLAQWVPPHERSRSVSLTTSGMYLGAAMGMLLLPSLVKYEGPESVFLAEASLGILWVMFSCNVGNEQIIDLQNSMHKFSGGQDGVPVASRVL
- the LOC123228382 gene encoding protein NUCLEOLAR COMPLEX ASSOCIATED 4 isoform X2; protein product: MASILSKKLKKHSLKELKTLGQQLLSSRTHINNLPLLLTFISPTSPPQHLLESLLSLQSFFTPVLPQLPASSSKRRKNEDSAKDDPEFIYKTWLRSKFDELVKSLVQVLLAPQTEDALREVVLDTLMEFVKLGNNGRFHSAIYHKLLHSIVHSTESIDFVTDLLASKYFKYTDIRYFTYISLEKLASTLEAKDISDDKTVSTDGNAESNPRGSIELSIHKIHYIIASIPSPESNTETIQHQMWSGSGFSSKEGNLKAGLELSEAENKKLKTEKQDNDVLSAATLAKKMKLKFTKAWISFLRLPLPVEIYKEVLVTLHQAVIPHLSNPLMLCDFLTRSYDIGGVVSVMALSSLFILMTQHGLEYPNFYEKLYALLVPSIFMAKHRAKFFQLLDSCLKSPLLPAYMAAAFAKKLSRLALSVPPSGALVIIALIHNLLRRHPSINCLVHREDGNETERDDSKAEKESSDGAEDSKTVTKMSSRKPGIDHFNNEESNPVKSGAMRSSLWEIDTLRHHYCPPVSRFVLSLENDLTVRAKTTEINVADFSSGSYATIFGDEILPGGHLNVTT
- the LOC123228382 gene encoding protein NUCLEOLAR COMPLEX ASSOCIATED 4 isoform X1 yields the protein MASILSKKLKKHSLKELKTLGQQLLSSRTHINNLPLLLTFISPTSPPQHLLESLLSLQSFFTPVLPQLPASSSKRRKNEDSAKDDPEFIYKTWLRSKFDELVKSLVQVLLAPQTEDALREVVLDTLMEFVKLGNNGRFHSAIYHKLLHSIVHSTESIDFVTDLLASKYFKYTDIRYFTYISLEKLASTLEAKDISDDKTVSTDGNAESNPRGSIELSIHKIHYIIASIPSPESNTETIQHQMWSGSGFSSKEGNLKAGLELSEAENKKLKTEKQDNDVLSAATLAKKMKLKFTKAWISFLRLPLPVEIYKEVLVTLHQAVIPHLSNPLMLCDFLTRSYDIGGVVSVMALSSLFILMTQHGLEYPNFYEKLYALLVPSIFMAKHRAKFFQLLDSCLKSPLLPAYMAAAFAKKLSRLALSVPPSGALVIIALIHNLLRRHPSINCLVHREDGNETERDDSKAEKESSDGAEDSKTVTKMSSRKPGIDHFNNEESNPVKSGAMRSSLWEIDTLRHHYCPPVSRFVLSLENDLTVRAKTTEINVADFSSGSYATIFGDEIRRRVKQVPLAFYKMTPTSLFSDADFAGWTFKCDNMKENCTRNEEMNVTNISEENDDASSKRQRTE